The DNA region TGATGCCATATAGATGCTGAAATAACCAATACAATATTTTTGTATACATTATTTCGGCAACAAGATGACTTTAAGGGGAAAAGTGATGACATTATAAATTTCTAGATTCTAGATCTTATTGAGCATTAAAATTCATATGAATTTTGTTCCCATCCGAGCTTATATTAAAAAGTTATGACTTTTTGAAGTGCTATACGATGGAGGAATAATTGGCTACTCGGAGGGGAGATGATTCATATAGATCGCCACATGTATCGGCCATTAAATGGCTGCCACCTCATTTTATGGCATCGTTGGTCGATAATTTGTATATCGATCGCCCCGAGAGACAAGAACGTATATTTGATACTCTTTTGAAAGCGTTAAATAATTTGTTAAactgaaaaataaaaaaagccCAGAGACAACAGGGCGGTACAAAATCTGCATGTTCCCGTACATAAATCGAACATGCAATCAATTTGTCCCCTTTTTGGCAAAGAACAGGGAAACATATGCGCGAACTACGTAGAATATTGTTGAATAGTAAATAGTTGATACTTTTTTTTGTGGGTATGTAGAATAGTTGATACTTTACCTCGATATAAAGACGAACTGTGTCTGATGCTGCAGAGTTGGTAGCAAGGCGACGGAAAGAACATGTCCTGAACTTCCAGCGGGAAACAGGCTAATCGAGAGCTACAAGCATATGGGATTTCTAAGTTAAGGTAGGTTCGCACGTGCCGTCGAGTTTAACCAGCACCGGCGTGGCCCTAGAAGGAAAAGAGTTTAACAAGTAGTTATGGTCTTCAGTTCTTCACAAAGGCAGTCACCAATGAAAATTCCATGCACGCGACTAGATCACTGCCACTTCCAGTGCCAGCCCTGCTTCGTTCGATCCGCGTTTCTCACCAATTGTTTCCTTTGTTCAAAGCTAAAAAGCTCTAGTTTGATTTGATAGTGTCTGTTTCTTTGGCACAGATTAATTAATGTAATGAAAAGAAAATTCTTGCCTCGATTGCTTGTGGAGGCCATGATACGCAGACGACAGCATCGCGGCAAACCTGAGGCCGCTTCTTTGAATCGGCGCTTTGCCTCTTTATCTCCCTTTCGCTTTTGCCCGTATGGACCTGCTGGGAAGCAAGCTGCAATGGCATTCTGATCCCTCTTCTCCCTTTTGGATGCGTATATATAGCCACCAAGAACATCCAAAAACCTACACGCAGCATCAGCAACCAGAGCACCCAGCAGTCAGGTTCGTTCCTGATCGTTTCGCAAACCTCTGCGGCTGCGGCAGATCGATCCACCGGCGGCCGGAGAAGATGCCGGTAAAGGTGTTCGGGTCGCCGGCGTCGTCGGAGGTGGCGCGCGTCCTGACCTGCCTGTTCGAGAAGGACGTCGAGTTCCAGCTCATCCGCGTCGACTCCTTCCGCGGGCCCAAGCGCATGCCTCAGTACCTCAAGCTCCAGGTAATTTGGTTCCGCAATCATCTACTGCTCGAACGCACATGCAAGATCGAATCGAACGTGTTCATTTCTGACGCGCGAGTGCCAAATTCTGCAGCCGCACGGCGAGGCGCTCACCTTAGAGGACGGCAACGTCACCCTCGTCGGTACGTACGGAACCGATGCAAGAACTAATCTTGCAAGCATCTGCTTCTGCTCATCGATTAGTTTCTAAGTACTAGATTACAATGCGTGGATGGATTGCAGAGTCGAGGAAGATCCTGCGGCACATCGCGGCCAAGTACAAGCACCAGGGGTACAAGGACCTGTTCGGCCAGGGCGCGCTGGAGCGGGCCTCCATCGAGCAGTGGCTGCAGACGGAGGCGCACAGCTTCGACATCCCCAGCGCTGACATGGTCTACAGCCTCTCCTACCTGCCGCCGGACATGCCGCTCGACGGCAGGGGCGTGCCCGCGGCCGGGATGCACCCGTCGCACCGGCAGAAGATGGAGGAGATGCTGCAGCTCTTCGAGAAGAGCCGCAGGGACCTGGGCAAGCTGCTGGACATCTACGAGCAGCGCCTCGGCGAGATGGAGTACCTGGCGGACGACAAGTTCACGCTCGCTGACCTCTCGCACCTGCCCAACGCCGACCGCCTCGCCGCGGACCCGCGCTCGGCGCGCCTCATCGAGTCGCGCAAGAACGTCAGCAGGTGGTGGTACACCATCTCCGGCCGCGACTCCTGGAAGAGGGTCAAGGAGCTGCAGCGCCCGCCGTCCGCGGAGGCGCCGTTCTGAGCCCGGTCGCGAGCGGCCCGTGGCCATTGTTCATCGTGCTTCTGCTGTTCCTGGTTTCTGCAAATTCCCACTGTTCTGAATGAATAAACACTGCCTGGCTGCGTCAGTGGCCGTTGTTCGTCGTGTAATAAAATCGTAGTGCAAGAGAATGCTGCCCCTTTTCATGATATTGAATCGAACTGGCCTTCATTGCCTTGAAGTTTTTTCTGTTGAGCTTGCTGTCAAACTCACTTCACGCATGTTAAGGAACTGTTTTGAACCGGAAATATCACAAAAAAACAGTTAAATTCCAGTAGAAGTCATGAAAAAGAACTCTCGTGTACAATTCCAGTGAGGTCTTATTTGGGCCTTGTATTACAACAGATTACAGGAAGCATCCAATCTACGAAGAACATTCATGTTAAAGGTACAGTGATTGGGTCTAATATACTGATAAATCAACGGACAATCACTAGTATCAGCAATGCAATTTACAGGGTACTGCTGGAGCGCGGGCTCTAGGGTTAAAATCAAAAGAAAAACAATGTACAACACAATGTTAGGGCAAAACTGTCGTGCAGTTCACGGGAACAAGTTTCCCATGTTCCCTAGCACCTCTAATCCAGACGGCCAATCCGATGGTGTTACTACAAAGGATCCTTGCTAGCAACGTTTCTCTCATCCTCCGTTCCGATCGACTCGGATTTTGCTCTGTCGATCTCTGCACGCGCCGCCTCCGATCCATGGCTCAGCTGCGAGACTGCATCAACAGTCTCCAAAGTCCTAACAACGTGTCACACATGCAGTTTCCTAAGCCTCTTCGCCAGCACCTCGGCAGCATCGTCGGCATGACGGCAGCTCATCTCCTCAACACGGCGGCCGCGCTTCTGGCCTACGTACAGCGCAGTACTTAGCCTTTTCGCCAGCGCCTCTGCGTCGTCGTGCGCCCGATCCACCACATCCGCCCGGCAGGCGACCTCTTCTTGAATGAGGGGGCGGCGCATctggcagcgccgccgccggcgcacgATCGCGTCGAGGTTCACCGCCGTCCTCATCTTCTCCAGCGCGACGCGCACCTCGGCGATCTCCCTGACCTTGGGGATCTGCATCTGCTGGCATCCGCTGTCCCTCGCCATCCTGAGCAGCGAGGCCCCCAGCCGGATCGCCGCGTCCACGCGCGCCTGGATCGCCTCCAGCACCCCGAGCACGCCCCTGTTGGAGACGTCCGGCCGGACGTCCGCTCACGTCCAGTGGTCCCCCCGGGGCcccgcgccggcggcgacgtcTCGGCGGGCCAGGTGAAGCGTGCCGGGCGAGGCGGTGATGGTCGCCCGGGGCAGGCGGTACCGCTGCGCCCTGCCCTCCTGCTCCGGCGAGGCGGCGTAGCAGTAATccggggcggcgccgccgccgtgtagGCCGTCGATCGGGCGGATGCAGCAGTGCGTGGCGCTGGCGTTGGCGCTGAGCAGCGGCGAGGCGGGGTCGGCGGGGTCGATGGGCCTGGTCACCTGGACGTGCCCGTCGCCGGAACGCGGCGCCTCGGTCCCGAGGATCTCGAGCAAGGCGCCATACGTCTGGTGCATGATGACCAAGGCCATGTTGTCCACCGTCTCCCGCGGGCGGTGCTCGTCGAGGAGCTGCCGGACGCGCGAAGCCGGTGGCAccgtcgccggcgccgtcgtCCCTGCTGCGCTCCCCACTGTCGTAAAGGTCATGGTGAACCGAGCAGCCATTGTTGCGACGATCAATCACACTGTTTTGATCTCCTCCGTTTCTTCTTTGGACGAAGGAATCGTAGTACTT from Panicum hallii strain FIL2 chromosome 9, PHallii_v3.1, whole genome shotgun sequence includes:
- the LOC112876550 gene encoding glutathione S-transferase F11-like codes for the protein MPVKVFGSPASSEVARVLTCLFEKDVEFQLIRVDSFRGPKRMPQYLKLQPHGEALTLEDGNVTLVESRKILRHIAAKYKHQGYKDLFGQGALERASIEQWLQTEAHSFDIPSADMVYSLSYLPPDMPLDGRGVPAAGMHPSHRQKMEEMLQLFEKSRRDLGKLLDIYEQRLGEMEYLADDKFTLADLSHLPNADRLAADPRSARLIESRKNVSRWWYTISGRDSWKRVKELQRPPSAEAPF